Part of the Vulpes vulpes isolate BD-2025 chromosome 13, VulVul3, whole genome shotgun sequence genome, atggtcccagggccctgggatcaagtcccacatcgagctccccacagggagtctgcttctccctttgtctatgtctctgcctctctctgtgtctctcatgaataaataaataaaatcttcaaactgtttaaaaataaagaattttcccTACACTAGAAGATGTTGGTCCTATACCAGCCCCTTTGCTTATTGTTGAGCTGTCGTGACCAGACTGGCCCTGTGCTGGTTCGTGGTCTAGCAGTAGAGGCAGCCACTGCCTTTGGTTGACTCCTTTCTTCACTGGGCAGCTTTGCAAACGTACAGCAGGGCACAGCTTCCTTGAAGAAGTGACACTTCTGTCAAGTGATCAAAGTTTCACTCAAAGGAGGTGGCTgaggggggacccctgggtggctcagcagttgagcatctgccttcagctcaggggatgatcccgggtcctgggatcaagccctacattgggctcctgcatggagcctgcttctccctctggctgtgtctctacctctctctctctgtctctcatgaataaataaaatcttaaaaaaaaaaaaaaaaaaggcggctGAGGGGAAATGTGATAAAATAGCCAAGGGAactacatgtttatttttatttatttatttatttatttattttgggaacTACATGTTTAAAAGGCCCTGAAGTGTGGGGGATGGGACAGATGTGGGGTGGAGAGCGTTCATAGTCTTAGAGAGTGTTCAGAGTCTTAGAGACCTCACCAGCAGTGGGATGTGGAGCTGGGTATAGTGGTCCAGACCAGGttgaagaaggaggcagagatggaAAAAGACAGAGCCTGGACGTATGATAAGGCTGCTTTCGTCAGGAATCTTTTAGTTGCAAGTGACAAAAATCCACctaagagaaaagggaagactTGATTGACTCAGAAGCTGAAAGTGCAGGGCTTTCCTGGTCAAAGATGTCATTGGGTTGTGAATCCTCTGTCTCACGTTTGCTCTTCTTTGCATTAGCTTCATTCTTAGGTCGGCCTCTGTGAAAATGGTCCTTGGATCCCCTTTGTAACACAGAAGCCAAACCCTGCAGTGAAAGGGAGTAAGGGCCACTTACCCTTCCAATCGTGAAAGTTGCTTTCTTTTCAGGCCCCCGGGGGAGGGCAGGAAGCTTGGCCTTTGAGGGAGTTTTCCGACGCAGAGAAGGGGACAGATGACTGTTTCCAGACTCTGaagttgtttgctttttaaaaatagccaaccCACAGCCCCTGTCTCTTTCTGGAAGGGCCTACAATGCATTTTCCCAGCTGCATCCTGAGTCCCCCAGAGAATCAGTATCATTTGGATTAGTAAGAGCAAAGAAGGAAGACGGGAGCCCCAGAAACTCCTCCCGACTCCCCGCCGGGTCCTGACCTATTGGTCTTCCCCGCGCTGCTGCTTCCCGCCCTTCTCAGAGTCCTCCCGGTCCCTGCCCCCACTGCAGGCTCCAGCACTCCCCCATCCGGTGAGCTGGCTGAGCAGCAGAACGTCCCACCCAGGGACGCCCCTTTTTTTCTGGGCTCTGGTGCTTCCGCCTCCGGGGCGGAGACTCCTCCCGCTCACCGTCCGAGTTGTGTTCCCGGCAAGAGCAGCCGGAAAAGCCTCCGTCTGCTCAGGCCGGTGCTAGCAAGAAGCCTGGTCTCTCCCGCATCCCCATAGCCCCGGACAACCGCAGCCCCGTAGCCCCGAACCCCCgacgccccgcggccccgcgcagGGCCCCTCTGGCGGCGTGGGCGCGGCTTCAGCACCGCGGACAGCACCCCGCCCCCGGCATGGCAACGCGCTCCGGGCCCGCAGCGCTGCTGCTGGGCTTTGGCCTCCTCGGGCTGCACGCAGGTAAGGATCGCGCTTCTAGCTGGAAGGGGGATCCCCAGAGGTGGGGGGCGCCAGGAAGACCGAGCTGGAATGATGACGTTCTCGCAGGAGTAGGCGACGCAAGGAATCGAGGGAGATCTGGGCAATGGTGGGGATGGCAAGGGCAccggcagggaggaggggggggtcTCCCCAGGCTTTCTGGGGTGGCAGGAGCTCACACTCTGCGGTTGAGATGCCATTTGACTTCTCGTGAAACATTATCTCCAGAACTCTACCTGGATGGGCACCTTCCCTTAGCGCTCCATCATTTCCtgtgccccacattgggttcctaaGTCTGGCCACTCCACAGGGACCAGACAGGAAGGGGACTGAGTGACTTCTCTACTCTCTTGTAGGGTGGGATACAAGACTTCCAAGGGAAGACGCTCTGCCAGGCTGGAGCTCTGAGGGCCAGGCTGGAGCTCTGAGGGAGTGGGGTACATTTGTGCAGAGTTGCAGGACAGTCTATGCAGGGGCAGGTACAAAGTGATTGTACAACTAAACAAGCTTCCCACACCTGCATGCTATCTCATGGGAGGTGCGCTCCCGTGTGTGTGGAATTGGGGACTGACACACAGCACAGGGAGCCCAGCCATCCACCCCAAACCAGTGTCTTTGAAggtggggatgggatggggtcaAAACCGAAAGTCACGTGTGGAGGCACCTCATGTTCCTTGTATACACAGATGGACCTGGACTGAGGAGAAAGGTTGTGGAACATAAGGAGCTGTTCCCTTTCACCACCACCCAAAACCCTCCTTGAATTGGAGAGATCTTTTAGGAGAAGCCATGAAAACATGAAATCTCATGTTTTTTGAAGCCACGGTTTGAGATCTTGCAGGAATAGCAGGTTTCCACTAACCTAGAAGACTGGGTTTTTAGTCTGGAAATATCTGTGTGGTGTCCCCAGCCAGTGAACTCAGAGAAGTGCTTCTCTATGAGGGACCCCATGGGATAACATAAGCATTTTGCTGTACCCTTAGGGATGGAGTGGTGGGAAGCTCCTGTTTTGGCCTGGTTGCCCCACTGGTCTAGAGAGAATGGGATGCTAGGTGGGCCCTCCTTgcctacttccttccttcctgccaacccccaccccccacccccctgcccaggaGTCTGGGGCACTGACACAGAGGAGCGGCTAGTGGAGCATCTCCTGGATCCTTCCCGGTACAACAAGCTCATTCGCCCGGCCACCAATGGCTCTGAGCTGGTGACGGTACAGCTCATGGTGTCCCTGGCCCAGCTCATTAGTGTGGTGAGTGGGGGTCCCAAACTCTCTGCCCAGCTATGGAAGTCAGAACAGCCAGAATGGATTCACATGTGTGCTTATTCCTCTGGAGTTCCCAAGGCTTGGGGAGCTATGGGAAGGGCCATGGGTGGTTGTGGTGAGCCTGCAGGCTGGGAGGCCTTCTTGGcagcttctcttcttccctgcAGCATGAGCGGGAGCAGATCATGACCACCAATGTATGGTTGACCCAGGTTAGTGCTTTTCCTGCCCAGTCCACATCCCTGGTctcctcttgcctctctctctctctctctctctcttttttttttttttttgcatgtgcttttccttcttttaatctcctcaaaaaagacagaaagatacAGATTTGTTGGAGTGCTAAATAACTGGATCTGAAACTTGGTTCTTCCACTCACCAGCTCTTTGACTTTGAATATGTTAAATTCTATAAGATTCattttcctatttgtaaaatgTAGATTCTAATATCTTGGCTTAGATGTgtaaattaaatgagaaagtgTCTTATGAGCCACATCTGCTGAACAGAGAAGTCACTGTGGGGAGGGGATGGATTTTGAAAACCTCCTCAAGCCAGACTGCCCCCCCCTTGTCCTTGACCTTGAGCCTCACCAAGGGCATGGGCTGGTaatgctccctctctccctgtcccagGAATGGGAGGACTATCGCCTTACCTGGAAGCCTGAGGAGTTTGACAACATGAAGAAAGTTCGGCTCCCTTCCAAACACATCTGGCTCCCAGACGTGGTCCTATACAACAAGTAGGTGGCCTTGGAGCAATGAGAAGGCTGGAGGACACCACAAGAATGCTCTGGGAGGGAAGGGGTCTTAAGGAATGTAAATTAGCTCATGCTGCAGGACAGAAGGGACTTGTCACTGGCACAGAACCAGACTGGTGAAGTGTAATGTGGAGAACTTGGATGACTACAAGGTAATTTGGGTCATAGCCAGGTCCCTCCCAGCCAACATGAGTCCCACGGTTTGGAGCTGCAGTGGGATATAAATAAAGATTGACAGCCCCAGTGTCTATACTGACTCAAGAATAGGCTTTCCTAGAGGATTGTCCAGGGTCAAAGAACCAGTTTCTCTTTCCTGCAATAATCCCACTTACCTCTGAGATCCCAAATCACTAGTGAGGTGCATCTCCTCTCCCACTCACCTCTGTCCCCCTCATAGCTTGGTGCTCCTTACTCTGGCCCCCATGGCTCCCCCAGCTTCTCCAAACTCGCGTGGAGCAACCAGCTGGCACAATGCACAACAAGTAGCAGACAGCCCCCCTCATCCACCCTCTTCTGCCTCCAAAAGGCCTCAGGGGCCTCCTGGCCACCAACTCATCCATATCCTCTTCTTGCTCAGCTCCTGCCCCACCTCTGGATGCCCCAGATGGTTACCCTCAGACCTGGGTTTCCTGCCCAGAGGGTTTCCCACTCCTATCTCCCTTGGCTTTCTTCTCTTCCCGCTCAGGGCGGAGTTGATGGCTGGGGTGCAGGAGTGCTTGAGCCCGGCTTACCGTGCTCATCTCTTGACAGTGCTGATGGCATGTATGAGGTGTCCTTCTATTCCAACGCCGTGGTCTCCTATGATGGCAGCATCTTTTGGCTGCCGCCAGCCATCTACAAGAGCGCATGCAAGATCGAAGTCAAGCACTTCCCCTTTGACCAACAGAACTGCACCATGAAGTTCCGCTCGTGGACCTATGATCGGACAGAGATCGACCTGGTGCTCAAGAGTGACGTGGCCAGCCTGGACGACTTCACCCCCAGTGGCGAGTGGGACATCGTGGCGCTGCCCGGCAGGCGCAACGAGAACCCAGACGACTCTACCTATGTGGACATCACGTACGACTTCATCATCCGGCGCAAGCCACTCTTTTACACCATCAATCTCATCATCCCCTGTGTGCTCATCACCTCGCTGGCCATTCTGGTCTTCTACCTGCCATCTGACTGCGGCGAGAAGATGACACTGTGCATCTCTGTGCTGCTGGCGCTCACTGTCTTCCTGCTGCTCATCTCCAAGATCGTGCCGCCCACATCCCTAGACGTGCCGCTCGTTGGCAAGTACCTCATGTTTACCATGGTGCTGGTCACCTTCTCCATCGTCACCAGCGTCTGCGTGCTCAACGTGCACCACCGCTCGCCCACCACGCACACCATGGCTCCCTGGGTCAAGGTGGTCTTCCTGGAGAAGCTGCCCACGCTGCTCTTCATGCAGCAGCCGCGCCACCGTTGTGCCCGCCAGCGCTTGCGCCTAAGGCGGCGGCAGCGCGAGCGCGAGGCGGGTGCCCTCCTCTTCCGAGAAGCCCCGGGGGAGTCGTACTCCGGGTCTGCGCGCGGCGGGGTGGGGACAGATGGCTGTGGCCTCCGCTCGGCGGTGGATGGCGTGCGCTTCATCGCGGACCACGTGCGCAGTGAGGATGACGACCAGAGCGTGAGTGGCGCGGCTGCGCGGGGCTAACAGCGTGGGCTTccaggaggcggcggcggcgcggggagtGGCGTTAGTAGGAGTCTGACAGGCCGGGGCGGACGTGCCGGTGGGGTTAGGGTAGGGGGACACGGGGGAAGCCATGACCCCCCAGAGACCCGAGGCCCTCTGGTCCCCGAGTTGGAGCTGGTGCCCGGAGGAGTCCCTCGTGCGCCTCATGGCGGACAGAATTGGAGGTCAaaggtgggaggtgaaggggttccgtgaggtggggggcaggggcccaAGTCCACACATCTTTCCTTGGTCTTGGGCCCTGGTTTGGAGGAGGGGTAGGTGGAGGCTGGGGCTTCCCAGAGCATCCCCCGCTGTGCGCACACCCGGCTCTTTTCTTCCAAGAGGGGAGCTTTCCTGATGGGCGGAGGGCAGGCCAGGCCCCGGAGACAGGAGCACGGAGCTGGGCGCAAGGCCTCTCAGACTTAGCTGGGTGTGGTGCTCCATCCACATCCCGCCACCGTCCGGCTTCTCCTGCAGTCTCCCTATCTTT contains:
- the CHRNB2 gene encoding neuronal acetylcholine receptor subunit beta-2 isoform X2; the protein is MATRSGPAALLLGFGLLGLHAGVWGTDTEERLVEHLLDPSRYNKLIRPATNGSELVTVQLMVSLAQLISVHEREQIMTTNVWLTQEWEDYRLTWKPEEFDNMKKVRLPSKHIWLPDVVLYNNADGMYEVSFYSNAVVSYDGSIFWLPPAIYKSACKIEVKHFPFDQQNCTMKFRSWTYDRTEIDLVLKSDVASLDDFTPSGEWDIVALPGRRNENPDDSTYVDITYDFIIRRKPLFYTINLIIPCVLITSLAILVFYLPSDCGEKMTLCISVLLALTVFLLLISKIVPPTSLDVPLVGKYLMFTMVLVTFSIVTSVCVLNVHHRSPTTHTMAPWVKVVFLEKLPTLLFMQQPRHRCARQRLRLRRRQREREAGALLFREAPGESYSGSARGGVGTDGCGLRSAVDGVRFIADHVRSEDDDQSVSEDWKYVAMVIDRLFLWIFVFVCVFGTIGMFLQPLFQNYSAATFLHTDHSAPSAK
- the CHRNB2 gene encoding neuronal acetylcholine receptor subunit beta-2 isoform X3, with product MTTNVWLTQEWEDYRLTWKPEEFDNMKKVRLPSKHIWLPDVVLYNNADGMYEVSFYSNAVVSYDGSIFWLPPAIYKSACKIEVKHFPFDQQNCTMKFRSWTYDRTEIDLVLKSDVASLDDFTPSGEWDIVALPGRRNENPDDSTYVDITYDFIIRRKPLFYTINLIIPCVLITSLAILVFYLPSDCGEKMTLCISVLLALTVFLLLISKIVPPTSLDVPLVGKYLMFTMVLVTFSIVTSVCVLNVHHRSPTTHTMAPWVKVVFLEKLPTLLFMQQPRHRCARQRLRLRRRQREREAGALLFREAPGESYSGSARGGVGTDGCGLRSAVDGVRFIADHVRSEDDDQSVSEDWKYVAMVIDRLFLWIFVFVCVFGTIGMFLQPLFQNYSAATFLHTDHSAPSAK
- the CHRNB2 gene encoding neuronal acetylcholine receptor subunit beta-2 isoform X1, translating into MATRSGPAALLLGFGLLGLHAGWDTRLPREDALPGWSSEGQAGALREWGTFVQSCRTVYAGAGVWGTDTEERLVEHLLDPSRYNKLIRPATNGSELVTVQLMVSLAQLISVHEREQIMTTNVWLTQEWEDYRLTWKPEEFDNMKKVRLPSKHIWLPDVVLYNNADGMYEVSFYSNAVVSYDGSIFWLPPAIYKSACKIEVKHFPFDQQNCTMKFRSWTYDRTEIDLVLKSDVASLDDFTPSGEWDIVALPGRRNENPDDSTYVDITYDFIIRRKPLFYTINLIIPCVLITSLAILVFYLPSDCGEKMTLCISVLLALTVFLLLISKIVPPTSLDVPLVGKYLMFTMVLVTFSIVTSVCVLNVHHRSPTTHTMAPWVKVVFLEKLPTLLFMQQPRHRCARQRLRLRRRQREREAGALLFREAPGESYSGSARGGVGTDGCGLRSAVDGVRFIADHVRSEDDDQSVSEDWKYVAMVIDRLFLWIFVFVCVFGTIGMFLQPLFQNYSAATFLHTDHSAPSAK